The region gatcctgcagttatcagccatgtcctgaacataaacaaagtctttccaccggtgcaacaaaaaagaaggctactcgataaagacagatcaagagccttgaaagaagaagtcgaaagacttaaagaaaatgggttcatcagggtggcgttttatccatcatgggtctccaatccggtgctggtccccaagcctaacggcaaatggcggacctgtgtggattttacagacctcaataaagcctgcccaaaagactgcttcccactcccgaggatcgaccagctagtcgatgcaactgctggacatgagatcctctcgttcatggacgcatattcaggctacaatcagatcagcatgcatccccctgatgaggatcataccagctttcggaccgatacgggcttatattgttataaagtaatgcccttcggactgaaaaacgcaggtgcgacttaccaacgactggtcaaccacatgttcaaggaattgatcggagtaagcatggaggtatatgtggatgacatgctggtaaagtccaagaaggctgaaggacatgtgagggatttgcgaaggtgctttgatgtgttaaacaagtaccaaatgaagttgaatcccctcaaatgttcctttggagtcgggtcaggaaagtttttggggtttatagtgaattcaagaggaatcgaggccaaccccgacaagataaaagccctgatcgacatgaagtcgccagaaaagatcaaggatgtccaaagcctgaccggaaggatagcttgttggaaaaacttatacaggatctttatttattttcatgtatatctaatattaaacaaattaatacgagatagcctaaaacatgtttctaaaattgaattcaaagagaaacaaaaatagaatacttacagtatacgcagcggaattaagagtccttccttcagtttctctaactcttgtatcctctctgtcgcagagtattatcaagaaactgaaccgatcttctattttcttcacgatcttccaatgtatccttagaaccacctagactagtgtgggaaattctcaacacatgagatagatatatagagaagaagagaaaatacaaagaggcttagaaaaggacttgtgttttgagagaatataaaactatcagaaaatctgacttatcaaaaacccttattttgacttctctataacactccttttatagactcaattaggccatttaatttaattaaaaaatcaataaaatagcagtcattttgaagccctaggtcgaaattatcatgggctataggcccgtgaaatttcccatttgattataagcccattggacttaaaatcaaggcctgtattattttctattgatttaattaattaaataattatttaaatcctttatcaaattaattatttataatttgaaccttgatttaaatttatttattaatttagatacaaatttatcttaattaataaatctgccataatttctcttttcttctcaaaattacacaactctgtgaaactatccaaaattgacctgatcaactttgataattctaattgatgattaaatcaattaattgagactatctagatgattttatccaaggtacaatggggaccatgggcctatgaaatcaagctccaataagttttcataaatctaacaaataaatttactaacttattaattcctcgtgactccactatagacttggaattgcactcttgaattcatagaacgctctataacaaatatagatacgctattaattatccattgttacaaccataattgtcactcaatcctctatagacggtctacaatgagataggactaaaataccgttttacccctcattgtattttatccttaaaacacttagttccttgtaaatgatatttcagtaaactaatttaattactgaaatgagatctctatcatttaacaccttgaaccaaactaaaaggaaaccatcgtttcacttcttcatcagaagctatagatgttcatatctatgattaacactcccactcaattatactaccgagttcccaagatgtaagtatgggctagtccgtagggtaagctggtaacgaacaagtcaaagaactcaaataatacaatcagttagaatactaaccactcagaattgagattgaattgacctatggtcaactatatgatatgactagaatagataataacggtatgtttacttatcttatcaactgtcaatatcggtcctgtccgatgtaacaaatacatccgatcttatctactttgctaatgttctggaaataacataacactgtaatgtgtaagtagatcatatcgtagattggcaagtcagtgtaaatccggtgcactgactaatcttaggactaacttattttgaacatataatcatatttatattccactgtgattacgtcactataaataagattagctatatgctcgggatttaatagaagtttatattaaataaataatcatgaaaataaaacgtgtgagcaaagtgattgaccaagtcaaaaaatgatttctattcttttattgataataaaatgagattacaaagaatttgtgttttaattagggcataaaaccccaacatagctgcccttagtagattcatctcaaaatcaactgacaagtgcgttccattcttcaatctacttaggggaaataagaagtttgaatggacggaagactgcgagcaagcattccagacattaaaggctcatatgtcgcaacctcccatcctatcaaaaccaatcgaaggagagactttgtatatttatctggcgattaccgaagttgctgctagtgcggtactgatacgggaggaagaaggcgtgcagaaagctgtttactacgtcagcaaaaggcttatcggtgcagaattaaaatatccaccgatcgaaagattagcatattgcctaattctagcctcccgaaagttgcgtccgtacttccaagcccatcctatcatagttctgaccgaccagccccttcggcaagtcgtccaaaaacctgaggcggctggacgactgttaaaatgggcggtcgaattgggatagttcgacgtaacttattcaccgcgagcagcaataaaagggcaagccttagccgattttattgcggagttcaccgaactccccagcaacgagctgtgcaaacagcctgaagcgcccatgcctcaagacaagactccttcgtggaagctattcacagatggatcatctaatgaatctcacgctggagcgggagtgatattgataacgcccgaagggcatcgatttcactgcgcaatcaggtttgacttcgcagcgtcaaacaatgaagcggaatacgaagcactcctcgctggactgagaatggccagggatatgaatataaaagcgctcgatatttacagcgattctcagttggtcgtgaatcaagtcctgggagaatatcaagcgcgagggttaaaaatgatggcctaccttaacaaaacaaaagatttgctagcacagtttacaaagtacaccctccagcagattccgcgagaccaaaattcaaatgcagacgccttggccaaacttgcaagtgctaaagatgctgacaccttgaacatagtcccagtggagagattaagtgaaccaagcattgatgcggccgaagccagcatggaaattcgaatagaagatacatggatggcgccttacctggattatctgacaaatgggacattgccagcagatagaaacaaggccagaactctgcaaagacaagctgctaggtacatactgctcgacggtgttatgtaccgaagaggatattcaatgccactgctcaggtgcattacatcagaaaaatctaaggaactcatgaaagaggtgcatgaaggcttctgcgaagatcacgctggggggcagagtttggcgaaaaaaattctccgacagggctatttctggccaacgatgaacgaggattcaatggagtacgtacgaaggtgtgataaatgtcagaggttctccaaaatcccacgagcagctccaaacgagctaaagcagatgcagagcccgtggcctttcgcaatatggggaatagacttgattggatcactgccaacaggaaaaggaggagtaaagtacgcagttgtggcagttgattacttcacaaaatgggtcgaagctgaaccactcgcaaccatcacaaccaagaaagttctcgactttgtcatcaagaacattgtgtgccggtatggtttgcccagaaagatagtatcagacaacggaacccaatttgacagcgacctgttcaccgatttctgcgagaagcatggggtaattaagagcttttcttcagtcgcacacccccaagcgaatgggaaagtcgaagctgtaaacaaaaccctcaaggacaccctgaagaaaagacttgaagaagctaaaggagcatggccagaacaactgcctgaagtcctctggtcgtatagaacatctcatcgaacagcaacaggacgtaccccattttccttagcttatgggtatgaggccatgttacccgtcgagatagatcccccctcgCATCGGCGTTTGATGTACGATCAAGaccaaaacagccagctaatgctggagtccttagactcaattgacgagatacgagaaaaatctcaactccgagttgctgcttatcagcaaaaagtcgcccagtactttaactccaaagttaaagaaagaagattcaacgtcggagacttggtgttacgacgagttttcttgaatacccgcgaccccacagctggagtgctcggacctaactgggaagggccttaccaaattgaagaagtccttcacccaggcacctacaaactcacgcgcttaaacggagatctcgttccacgctattggaatggagaacacctgcgcaagtattatcaatgaacagcccttcttaaaggactggcttgtttaaattttcttttacaagttttgcaaagagggttagccacgttgtgtggctaactgctcgtatatgtaagattctatttcagaatcgatcgtaaagacatgattagtccatttttaatacgaaattataagggactgagctcagccagtcattcttgccaacctttgtgaatttacatttgcaagtatttgttcattacgtgtgctgttttgctgtattacaagtatcatttttccacaggaacaggaatgttcggaaaggccatggtcaaggcaagtgaccaaggacctaaagctcctcaatcacttggggggcatataaggcacatcgatagcaaagcatactctcaaggtatgtaaacacacgaacaaaatgagtgaaagcatgctacaagtacttagagtatttttcaaaatgtaTGTTTTGCTAAATcaggccaaagtactatgctaagttcggtcatacggacaaatgttataataagtaaaaatattatagcaccaagagttaagcttctacaccgcaagcattgctgcttgaatgtaattgttcgaacaaaaagatttactgcccgtgcagcaaagtttaaaaagaaactattgtctttacatcgcgacccgtgggtcgcatgttcaaaaagaaagataaacagttaaataaattaagaggcatggggggcaggagggtcctgggcaacaacctggtcagtctcttcctcgatggtttcttcttccaaaccaacgacgcttggggttgcaggagtcgcagctcttgcctcctcttcagccagttgagcagcgcaccgggccaactccgcaactctgacttcctctgaaaggtagctaaagtcagcaccttgattgtgtttccagaagttatagaaacatcggagtgtcgtccttttgtacttttccagattcttggagttgtcaagctccaattgctgcaccttgccctcgagagtggcgatagtctcgtccttagacttgactaacccctccagatgcttgatttcgcggagatggattttgttgtacgaccggtactcttccctcagcttaaccgctgcatcttttgcagcttcagccgcggacagtttggtcaccgctgcatccctctctcggaccaccgtctcCAACTCCTCAGCATgtttagcctcagcagccgaaagctcctcggccaccttcacctgatgtttctcgagaactttggCCTCAacctgctcaaagtaggcctgggctcgggtacgagcagtagtggcagaaagtaaggcctgtaaatgaagaaaaagaggtcaagacttatcacgaggtctgaaaaaacaaagacttgaagaataaagaaacacttacgctggagatctcgttcagagccctgttcaggatctggttgACCGGTAACtcttcagcttggatcatggcgttcccaacacgctcacctttgcCTATGCGTTCAAGTCGGTCCTTAGCGGATCGGATGGCACGACTCACGAGCCTGGCCCCAtgggcctcttcgcgagaaagctgctccctagcaggcgcaggtggaggattggaccgagcaggagtgttttgctgttcagaagaagctggaggaggggtaggagttcgcccagttggcgcaggactttgcccagttggtgtgccctgaggaaggtcttctggtcgactcttcttggctgaagggccttgactggtttcaccagttcgctTCTTTAACCTTCGtcgaagttgagggacttcctcttcctcttcggcctggtacatgtcaaaaatattgggagtcgacatatctgcatgaaaacaaacacaagaggttagtaagggaagagAAAGGTGAAAGTGAAAGGTTTTCCTGAAAAGATTTTTCGACTCCCCTTACGGCgggaaaaaattatttctaaCTGGCTtaaaaaaatcgaaatgctacttcgatcctacgtcctaaaaagcactgatcctgggttttaaacctactcataagcctactttgcctacaaaaaTATCCTATCTACAGGCGTTTAAAAAAAtcagaaaccaagagattcaaacagtacaccatttaaaagcatgcaccacgaaaaaattagaagcatggagtttcaaaataacttaccaaggaaaatggtcgtgaagatggaagtgagagCTTCGGGAGTCAAGGAGCCCACCGTATGAGCCTAGACAGCACAAAGGAAAGTTCGCTGGAGaaagtaaagctctggtttttagggttttcggcAGAGAGATGGCGTGCGTGAAAAGGAAAGAAGTGGCTCAAGtaatcttatataagtttgtctttgatattcaaaaggcgtgatcattagttttcccttttcgaagtatggggaaacgtgatggccgtcaaaattatttatgggaaactgaaaagccctgattagacaggagtggtttgcttttttcgaagacgcacgaagggctctgacacgtcaggaggggtcaccgaagagtcattcgttcaaagtttatttactgttcgtagtaaataaactttggggggcaaatgttatccaataaattagcatattgtgacgtggcgaataatctcttgacacgtggctgatacctgaagcgtctgctagagtatcgaccaggagacacaccagaagcaggacaagcctatctttaccacgaccagtctggtcggtggttccgctggcaaagcaacatttatgggaagatcttataaatcccgaatttatctcatgcaatcttctgaatatcccatgattcaggggataatatctgtaacaatattgggcaaccctccatgagcctataaatagcaagagatggctcatgggaagggactttttgagccggggaaatcatagagattatagaatttatctgagtaaacttgtattgtttatcaGAAGTGttaaaactcattgaacccaagttctctgatcacacttttgatcccatatcaatatcattctaagtggacgtaggtcattaccagatcctggggccgaaccactataaattactgtgttttctttacttttgtcattacgttattctctatacattcgtctatatcattcatattttgactccgtgtcagttggctaaatcgtgggtcaacagatataaatccaaaaaaaattaatatcattttacaaatgttcttaatataatttcatccattaataataataataataataataataataataataattagggaTATTTGCAGTGAAAATACTTAAATTATTGTGTTTGAATCActtaagtacccaagttatttttttttatggtgaAAGTACATTCCGTCCATATTTTGGTGCAGTTTAGTATAGTTATCTGTTTCATCATTAAGTACGCCTATATAGTGTGAAATTTGCTTATAACTTAAGTATTTTCACCGTAAAAATCTCATAAATTTagtatttttgccgcaaatattTCTTTAATTTAATACTTTTGTCAATATTTTATAGATGAAGTTAACGGGAGAATTGACGTTTGTAACAAGCTGCACCAAACATGAACGGAAAATATTTTCGTGCGGACTTTCGGCCCAAATAACCCTAATTATTATTACATTAAAATTCCATAAAAAGACTGCTCTAATTCTAAACGCTCTGTTCTGTTGTCGATTCAACCGCTGACACTGCGCGCGCTGGCACTTAGCCCTAGGTCACCCAATTATCCTCTTCAATAGAAGACTGTAGAAATCGAGAGGTATttctcttcttttatttttttcctcTGTCTACTCAAATTAGTTGTTACGACTCTATGAATCGATTGAATGTATATGGGAGAGGATACAAAAATATGAACTGTTGTTTGGCTCAAGAGTGTGATTAAAGACTTTAgcttttttatttgtttgagcTTATTTGATGTGATTAGTTGAACAATTCATCATTATTGTTCATGAAAATGTCTTCTTTCTtcttatatacataaaataaGGCTTCTGTGCTGAGcctgagagagagagaagaaatggGAACGGTTGAGGCGGGAGAAATAGGGTCGTTACACTCCAAAATTTGGGAACAAATTGAGCTTTCCGAGAGGTAATTCAAATCAATTCAATTCAATTTTCTACTTTCCTTCTTTGATTTGCACAACTTTTTCTTATTGTGTGTATGAGTGTACAGCTACCTTGTGTGCTCCATGTATGAGGAGGCAGCCTCACTAGCTTCCTCTACTCTGAACCAACTTTCTACTATTGCAACTGGACATGAtggtggtgatgatgatgatcaaCTTTATGACATGTTGGAATCAGCTGGAATGGTACTCGTCCAGTCTTTGAATGGGCTCGGCAGGTAGCTACATACATGCTTTTTCTTTTCTGCTCTGCAATCTCTGTTTATTCATGCTTTGTTCTGACTTGTTTTGATGGGTTTGCAAGCAGGGTATCAGAAATCCTGAATGAGCTCAAAAAATCATTTTCTTCAGTTGCAGCCATCCCCCTTCAAGTTCTTCTTGCTGGGTATTTTCAATTTCATATAATATCTATCTATTAATCTGTTACAGTCTTAAgtgatgtttttagtatttttgaaGGAACACATGATTGGGGGGTAGAGAATGAATGTTAGTTTTTCATCCTATTCTGTTTTCCAGGGCATGTTTCCAGATATCACAAAGTCCTTCTGCTGTTCGGAATTTTCTTGAAGAGTTTCTCAGTAAGTGGAGATTTGTGGATGACAATTACTATGTTCTTGCTAGTGAAGAAACCAGCGTCGATTATGTAAAAGGATCTGGTGGGCGCTTTAGTTTGAGTGTTGATGACTATCTTGATGTTGTTGAGGTCTATGTTATGAAGATTCTTGCAAACACTCTATCTGATTTAGACCTTGCAATCCACTGGGTTGAGAAAGCTGAGTTACCAGAGGACAGACGACAGGTAAAATACAATAACTGTATCTTGTTCACAACTGCGATTGATTGAAGTGATCATATTTGAGTTGTGCTTTGCCTCTTATTATCTTCAAGGAAACTTTCACCACTGTCTATTTcttataaaaaagaaataaaataaaagaaataacaagaaagTTGGACAACTCTCTTGAATCCAACATTCCTGAACTTGTCAATTGAAACCATATACTCATGGCATCTTCAAAACCTTATATGCTCAGTTCATCTTCTTGATTTTCCTTCTTCGTTTCAAAGTTTATCATTTGTTGATTATAAGATTGCAGCTGCTGATGGCCAACACTAATGCTAAGTTGAAGTATTCAACAAATCCTTAGTTTTTATCAAGTTTATTGAAATATAAGATTCATGAACACAGTTTTTCTAGGAACTTCTAAGAAGATTACACTCCCTGCATTCTGCGAAAGCAACAACTTCGTCAAGAGGATCCTCAGCATTGATGGCAGATAACTCGAAAAAACAGCGAAATCTTCCTAATGGATCTCCACAAGTGTTGGACAACAATTACCCTTTAAATGATGAGAAGATTAGAAAACAAGCAGTTCTGAGATTTTCCAAAGGAGTCACCCCGTACAACTGGTGGTACCGTTCCTTAAATCTAAAGCTCGGTAGCATTCAGATAGTCGTATCAAACGGGAAGATTGCGTTTGGCTGTTTAATCGTTCTCATTTATTGGATTTTAAGACGAAAACGAGCTAGTCTGAAGGGGTAAGCTCGTTTCCATAGTAGACGGCACCTAAAGTCCTGTGGTTATCATCTgacattcaatttttttttaattctcagGATTGTTCAGAGACAAGCTTTGAACATAAAGAAGGCTGTTGTAGACTTGTGGCAACTTGCATTTTCTTACCAAGTGAATCCTTTAGCTGCTGTGCAGTCTCCTCCTGCTCCATTCCGTGGAGGTCAAAGATGAAGTTATATCCAACAACTACTACTCTATCAAATAGAATATATTATAGTCTCGATTTTACGGTTTCATTTAAGAATAATACAATGGAACTTTTCATCATTCCTTGTTTCTGGTCTATAAATTTGTAATGCTAACATTTCActtagggggtgtttggtatgggatTTGAGTTTGTGGGATTAAAGGTAGGAGTTTAGATTAAGGGAGTTTAGATTAAGTGTTTAAAGAGGTTAAGATTACCTCATATTAAGCTAAAAAATGAGACTCAATTGTAAACACAAACTCCtaagttattaaaaataaatttaccaaacataGGTTAGATTTAACATTCTCATTCCCACCAAATCAAATACTCATACCAAACAATCCTTTACAGGGCTCCATTTTGGAATAAGAATtagaaatataacaataaaaatttgTGCTATACATGTTCTTTGTGTAAAAGTGTGCCTCCATCTAGATGTTTTTAAGTCATTCGATCTTTCACTAAGCCAAGGGAAATTTCAAAACTAAATAAATGTAAAAGATATTGAAAGTTGGTTTGATGAAAGTGATTAACAATGTAAAAAAAAAGATCTTATCTGTTGTATGCATTATCCCACATTCAAGAATAGGAATTTAACAGTATTGAGGAAGATCACAAGGCAAAATTTACAGCTTCATGTGAAGTAAATATCAACATTTTAGCAAAAATCAAATGTAAATACAAaagctacaaaaaaaaaaaaatccactcattatttaaaaatcaatTCAAGCCATGTCAAATTATATGGTTTAGAGTGAGTTGCATTGCAATGAGTTTATATGTATTTTCATTTGAAGGGAAATTAGGAAGAATAATTGGTCACAGATTacagaaaagagaaggaaaaaaacctttaaattaaatttattggAAATGTTCAAACATGAAACACCGATATGCTTTCCTCCCTTCTTCTCTTGGATCACAATTAATGTAGTAAATACCAAAGATACAAAAATAAGGTCCAAAAATCAACAAAGGACAACTGAACAACAGGGATTTGATGGAGTTTCTTTCTTGACAAGAGCACACTGCTACTAGGACTCGTCCATCGGTTCATTTCGGTTACAAGATTGAGATCTCAAATCCTTCTCATCTTGTCTTGTTTCCGATGTCTTCGACACAGAATCCTCCAGCACCTCCAGAAAGGACAACACTGTAAACTTGACTGCAAAATAATGAAAGAcataaaattaaaacaaacataTTACAACTTAACCATAACATGAATCCATATATATCATCACTTACAGTTACTTGGGTCAATTCCAAACTGAGTCAAATCTATCTGTCCAGTTCGAAGTACCTAAGTAAATAATTATCCCAGAAAATGAGTTAGCAAATAGCAAAGTAGCAAAAATTATCGCTAAACATATGGATCGACATCGAAATTCATCATTACATATGTAAATGAATCCACTTGTTGTCGGAAAGGCGGACTCTGCAACAACTCCAATATATCCTCAGGTGACCACTGGCCCTGTAGCCCCAAAAGGAATTATATAACGAAACAGAGCAGGAAAAAGTTAACAAATTCAAACAACGCATTATCACTCACCTCTGGTAAGTAAGATGCTAAATGTTGTTCCAATGGCAATGTCTCTATCAATGGCATTATCAAATCAGGCTTCAATATATCATCAAGTCCCAAGCCTAGCCAGCCAGCCAAGTTGAAAAATAGTTTATAAAATGAAGTAATGTCATAGCAAACATATATTTACCTAAAAATAAGTAAACTGCAAATGCATATTTAAGAATGTATCTTGTATAGAATCATCATCAGGTCCCAAGAAGAGGGCTTTAAGAACACATGGAATACACTCCTACCATTTGATAGGCTGAGAAAATGTTCTACAGTAAAGCCGATggataaaaaaacaaacaaattcaTATCATTACCTCCATCTGGGTCTCCAGCTGCATCTGCAATGAGTACGATATCATAACAACTGTTAGCTCAGAGCAACTTCAAACATATACAAACTGTATGGAGTAATATATAACAATACATTATTATGAGCATACTGCAAGGAGAAACTCCACACCTGCTGGTCCAATGTTACTCAAAATCCTTTGCAAATCTTCTAGTTTAACCGGACCGGATGACGAGGAAACATCACTAGATACTTCAGCACCCAAGTTTGGGACAATCAAGTTTCCAGCTCTGAATGCATACAAGTCATTTACAGCAATGTCACGAAAAAGCAGTGAAATATATGACGTAATAAAAGTTACAAATCACATGAAGTAAATTAACAAGAAATATCATCTTAGCAGAAAGCCAAATAGGCCAAACACCAGATTTGAATACTGTCTTCTCATTACCTCTTAGCAGAAGCCAAATATGAAG is a window of Humulus lupulus chromosome 4, drHumLupu1.1, whole genome shotgun sequence DNA encoding:
- the LOC133829642 gene encoding protein APEM9 produces the protein MGTVEAGEIGSLHSKIWEQIELSESYLVCSMYEEAASLASSTLNQLSTIATGHDGGDDDDQLYDMLESAGMVLVQSLNGLGRVSEILNELKKSFSSVAAIPLQVLLAGACFQISQSPSAVRNFLEEFLSKWRFVDDNYYVLASEETSVDYVKGSGGRFSLSVDDYLDVVEVYVMKILANTLSDLDLAIHWVEKAELPEDRRQELLRRLHSLHSAKATTSSRGSSALMADNSKKQRNLPNGSPQVLDNNYPLNDEKIRKQAVLRFSKGVTPYNWWYRSLNLKLGSIQIVVSNGKIAFGCLIVLIYWILRRKRASLKGIVQRQALNIKKAVVDLWQLAFSYQVNPLAAVQSPPAPFRGGQR
- the LOC133829643 gene encoding 26S proteasome regulatory subunit RPN13; the protein is MASSLTGDTSPEETQEVLVEFRAGKMNFEGTRVVPDTRKGLVRIARGGEGLLHFQWLDRTLNAVEDDQIIFPDEAVFEKVNQSSGRVYILKFNTDDRKFFFWMQEPSAEGDSELCSSVNYYINRPLDFLSEEEPDASVPLQVSEDMMDDDISSRAGNLIVPNLGAEVSSDVSSSSGPVKLEDLQRILSNIGPADAAGDPDGGLGLDDILKPDLIMPLIETLPLEQHLASYLPEGQWSPEDILELLQSPPFRQQVDSFTYVLRTGQIDLTQFGIDPSNFKFTVLSFLEVLEDSVSKTSETRQDEKDLRSQSCNRNEPMDES